In Isoptericola jiangsuensis, the following proteins share a genomic window:
- a CDS encoding ATP-binding cassette domain-containing protein: MSTLEVRHLVKDFKVRGGLRRKTLRAVNDVSFTLEAGRTVAVVGESGSGKSTVARMIAQLETPTSGEILLDGTPIGRRGKALTQYRHDVQMVFQDPFASLNPYHPVRHHLERPLKIHGVAKGKAVEPAVLELLERVNLTPAEVFAAKRPHEMSGGQRQRIAIARALAPGARFLVADEPVSMLDVSIRLGVLGLLARLQREQNLGVLYITHDLATARHFSDEIVVMYRGDVVEQGPSDQVILDPQHDYTKTLLAAAPEPSRHGRLRDEVRAELAAQAG; the protein is encoded by the coding sequence ATGAGCACGCTCGAGGTCCGCCACCTCGTCAAGGACTTCAAGGTGCGCGGTGGTCTGCGGCGCAAGACCCTGCGCGCGGTGAACGACGTCTCCTTCACCCTGGAGGCCGGCAGGACGGTCGCGGTGGTCGGGGAGTCGGGGTCCGGCAAGTCGACGGTGGCGCGCATGATCGCCCAGCTCGAGACGCCGACGTCGGGCGAGATCCTGCTCGACGGCACGCCGATCGGCCGTCGGGGCAAGGCGCTGACGCAGTACCGGCACGACGTGCAGATGGTGTTCCAGGACCCGTTCGCGTCCCTCAACCCGTACCACCCGGTGCGTCACCACCTGGAGCGGCCGCTGAAGATCCACGGCGTCGCGAAGGGCAAGGCGGTCGAGCCCGCCGTGCTGGAGCTGCTGGAGCGCGTGAACCTCACGCCGGCCGAGGTGTTCGCCGCGAAGCGGCCGCACGAGATGTCGGGCGGTCAGCGGCAGCGCATCGCGATCGCGCGGGCGCTCGCGCCGGGAGCGCGGTTCCTCGTCGCGGACGAGCCGGTGTCGATGCTGGACGTGTCGATCCGACTCGGCGTGCTGGGCCTGCTGGCCCGCCTGCAGCGGGAGCAGAACCTCGGCGTCCTGTACATCACGCACGACCTGGCGACCGCCCGGCACTTCAGCGACGAGATCGTCGTGATGTACCGCGGCGACGTCGTCGAGCAGGGGCCGAGCGACCAGGTGATCCTCGACCCGCAGCACGACTACACCAAGACGCTGCTCGCCGCCGCCCCGGAACCGTCACGGCACGGCCGGCTCCGGGACGAGGTGCGGGCAGAGCTCGCGGCGCAGGCCGGCTGA
- a CDS encoding sterol carrier family protein codes for MPARRRTDPVAGRAALTAWLGGDTSRPTTTTAVRFTLEELAAVAPGNAVEVRVPPAGAVQVVEGPRHTRGTPPNVVETDVETWLALASGRTTWADAVAAGRVHASGERADLTAWLPLQAARPRP; via the coding sequence ATGCCTGCACGACGACGGACCGACCCTGTGGCGGGGCGCGCGGCGCTCACCGCCTGGCTCGGCGGCGACACCTCCCGTCCCACGACGACCACGGCCGTGCGCTTCACCCTGGAGGAGCTGGCCGCGGTGGCGCCGGGCAACGCGGTCGAGGTGCGGGTGCCGCCCGCGGGCGCGGTCCAGGTCGTCGAGGGGCCTCGCCACACGCGCGGCACGCCCCCGAACGTGGTCGAGACCGACGTCGAGACGTGGCTCGCCCTGGCGTCCGGCCGCACGACGTGGGCCGACGCCGTCGCCGCGGGGCGGGTGCACGCCTCGGGGGAGCGGGCCGACCTGACGGCGTGGCTCCCCCTGCAGGCGGCGCGCCCCCGCCCCTGA
- a CDS encoding ExeM/NucH family extracellular endonuclease, protein MYGGGGNSGGAFDRDFVELYNPTDEPVSLDGWSVQYGSATGTTWSGQTNLTGQIPAGGSFLVAQAYGANTDLPDLPTPDVEGNIAMSGSGAKVALVSGTTRLTCLGAACTSATDVVDLVGWGSSTTTYLGSAPAPGTTNATSVSRTGHGHTLDNAADFAAGTPTPANSGDGGPEPTPDPSPSTSTPPATVVPIAQIQGTGPVAALDGQVVTTRGVVTAAYPTGGFDGIYLQTAGSGGDPADDATPGASDAVFVYSAALAGQVQVGDHVEVTGTVGEYFELTQVRASSWTVLTEPAPAVKPTTTTWPATEAEREALEGMLIAPHGGFVVTDNYSTNAYGTVGLAAGGSPLVQPTSVGRPGSAEAAAQAADNAARGVLLDDGSTWNYTSASRSGTPLPWLDGTHPVRVGAEVTFTAPVVLDYRYSAWGFQPTQQLTGANADAVQPATFEDTRTDAPEAVGGDLKVATFNVLNYFTTTGDQLTGCQYYTDREGAPISVRTGCDARGAADAENLERQETKIVAAISALGADVVALEEIENSATFDKPRDQALSDLVDALDAADGAGTWAYVPSPAEVPASEDVIRNAFVYRTATAETVGESTILLGSEAFGNARQPLAQVFQPVGGSAGADDDLLVVSNHFKSKGSAGPWPGDADTGDGQGASNESRVRQATALVEFADDVAAAAGTDKVLLVGDFNAYEQEDPIVVLTDAGYTDLGPTTGKWTYSFGGQVGSLDHVLASPAALAAVTGTDIWNINAVEPVANEYSRHNYNVTDLYDTTPFRSSDHDPLLVGLDLLADVPTAPAWEPGTVYTAGDVVSHDGRTFEALWWTRGETPGVSPWGAWSEIGAEVTTPSGTFRAWTPSTVYTGGETVVHDGVTYRARWWTRNQVPGTPWGPWEKLG, encoded by the coding sequence GTGTACGGCGGTGGCGGCAACAGCGGAGGCGCGTTCGACCGCGACTTCGTCGAGCTGTACAACCCGACGGACGAGCCGGTGTCGCTGGACGGCTGGTCCGTGCAGTACGGCTCCGCGACGGGCACGACCTGGTCCGGGCAGACGAACCTGACCGGGCAGATCCCCGCCGGCGGGTCGTTCCTCGTGGCGCAGGCCTACGGCGCGAACACCGACCTGCCGGACCTGCCGACGCCGGACGTCGAGGGCAACATCGCGATGTCGGGCTCGGGCGCCAAGGTGGCGCTGGTGTCCGGCACGACCCGGCTCACCTGCCTGGGCGCGGCCTGCACGTCGGCGACGGACGTCGTCGACCTGGTCGGCTGGGGCTCCTCGACCACGACCTACCTCGGGTCCGCCCCGGCCCCGGGGACGACGAACGCCACCTCGGTGTCCCGCACCGGCCACGGCCACACGCTCGACAACGCGGCCGACTTCGCCGCGGGCACCCCGACGCCCGCGAACAGCGGTGACGGCGGGCCGGAGCCCACGCCCGACCCGAGCCCGAGCACGTCGACGCCGCCGGCGACCGTCGTCCCGATCGCGCAGATCCAGGGCACCGGCCCCGTCGCGGCCCTCGACGGGCAGGTCGTCACGACCCGCGGCGTCGTCACCGCCGCCTACCCCACCGGCGGGTTCGACGGCATCTACCTGCAGACCGCGGGCTCCGGCGGCGACCCCGCCGACGACGCGACCCCCGGCGCGTCCGACGCGGTCTTCGTCTACTCCGCGGCGCTGGCCGGCCAGGTGCAGGTCGGCGACCACGTCGAGGTGACGGGCACGGTCGGCGAGTACTTCGAGCTGACGCAGGTGCGGGCGTCGTCGTGGACGGTGCTCACCGAGCCCGCCCCGGCCGTCAAGCCCACGACCACGACGTGGCCCGCCACGGAGGCGGAGCGCGAGGCGCTCGAGGGCATGCTGATCGCCCCGCATGGCGGGTTCGTCGTCACCGACAACTACAGCACGAACGCGTACGGCACCGTCGGTCTCGCGGCCGGCGGCTCGCCGCTGGTGCAGCCGACGTCGGTCGGCCGGCCGGGCTCGGCCGAGGCTGCCGCGCAGGCGGCCGACAACGCGGCCCGCGGCGTCCTGCTCGACGACGGATCCACGTGGAACTACACCAGCGCGTCCCGCTCGGGCACGCCCCTGCCGTGGCTCGACGGGACGCACCCGGTGCGGGTCGGCGCGGAGGTCACGTTCACGGCGCCCGTCGTCCTGGACTACCGGTACTCGGCCTGGGGCTTCCAGCCGACGCAGCAGCTGACCGGCGCGAACGCGGACGCGGTGCAGCCCGCGACGTTCGAGGACACCCGCACGGACGCGCCCGAGGCCGTCGGCGGTGACCTGAAGGTCGCCACGTTCAACGTCCTCAACTACTTCACCACCACCGGCGACCAGCTCACCGGCTGCCAGTACTACACGGACCGCGAGGGCGCCCCGATCTCGGTGCGGACCGGCTGCGACGCGCGCGGCGCCGCGGACGCGGAGAACCTGGAGCGGCAGGAGACGAAGATCGTCGCCGCCATCTCGGCGCTGGGCGCCGACGTCGTCGCGCTGGAGGAGATCGAGAACTCCGCCACGTTCGACAAGCCGCGCGACCAGGCGCTGTCCGACCTCGTGGACGCGCTCGACGCGGCCGACGGCGCCGGCACCTGGGCGTACGTCCCGTCGCCCGCCGAGGTCCCCGCGTCCGAGGACGTCATCCGCAACGCGTTCGTCTACCGCACCGCCACGGCCGAGACCGTGGGGGAGTCGACGATCCTGCTCGGCTCGGAGGCGTTCGGCAACGCCCGCCAGCCGCTCGCCCAGGTCTTCCAGCCGGTCGGCGGCTCCGCCGGCGCGGACGACGACCTGCTCGTCGTGAGCAACCACTTCAAGTCGAAGGGCTCGGCCGGCCCGTGGCCCGGCGACGCCGACACCGGTGACGGCCAGGGCGCGTCCAACGAGTCGCGCGTGCGCCAGGCGACCGCGCTGGTCGAGTTCGCCGACGACGTCGCGGCCGCGGCGGGCACCGACAAGGTGCTGCTCGTCGGCGACTTCAACGCCTACGAGCAGGAGGACCCGATCGTCGTCCTCACCGACGCCGGGTACACCGACCTCGGCCCGACGACGGGGAAGTGGACGTACTCGTTCGGCGGCCAGGTCGGCTCCCTCGACCACGTGCTCGCCTCCCCGGCGGCCCTGGCGGCCGTGACCGGCACCGACATCTGGAACATCAACGCCGTCGAGCCGGTGGCGAACGAGTACAGCCGTCACAACTACAACGTGACGGACCTCTACGACACGACGCCGTTCCGGTCGTCCGACCACGACCCGCTGCTGGTGGGCCTCGACCTGCTGGCCGACGTCCCCACGGCGCCGGCGTGGGAGCCCGGCACGGTCTACACGGCCGGTGACGTCGTCAGCCACGACGGCCGCACGTTCGAGGCCCTGTGGTGGACGCGCGGCGAGACGCCGGGCGTGAGCCCGTGGGGAGCCTGGTCCGAGATCGGCGCCGAGGTCACGACGCCGTCCGGCACGTTCCGCGCGTGGACGCCGTCGACCGTCTACACCGGCGGCGAGACCGTCGTGCACGACGGCGTGACCTACCGCGCCCGCTGGTGGACCCGCAACCAGGTCCCCGGCACGCCCTGGGGCCCGTGGGAGAAGCTGGGCTGA
- the purF gene encoding amidophosphoribosyltransferase — MPLRPDGRLNHDLMPGEKGPQDACGVFGVWAPGEEVAKLAYFGLYALQHRGQESAGIATSNGEQILVYKDMGLVSQVFDETALNALTGHMAVGHCRYSTTGGVTWENAQPTLGATAAGTVALGHNGNLTNSAELVNLVAERYGAQRRGELARGNTTDTALVTALLAGDADHTLEQTALEVLPRLRGAFSLVFMDERTLYAARDPQGVRPLVLGRTQRGWVVASETPALDIVGASYVREVEPGELICIDEDGLRSTRFAPVERAGCVFEYVYLARPDTTIKGRPVHAARVEMGRVLAREHPVEADLVMPVPESGTPAAVGYAAESGIPFGQGLTKNAYVGRTFIQPSDTLRQLGIRLKLNPLREVIRGKRLVVVDDSIVRGNTQRALVRMLREAGAAEVHVRISSPPVKWPCFYGIDFASRAELIANGLTPDEIGQSLGADSLGYISTEGMIAATEQPASQLCTACFTGKYPIELPQADQLGKHLLEQAQLPLGAPEDGLSQLTVGVGANTALDHP; from the coding sequence ATGCCCTTGCGCCCTGATGGCCGCCTGAACCACGACCTCATGCCCGGCGAGAAGGGGCCGCAGGACGCCTGCGGCGTCTTCGGCGTCTGGGCCCCTGGTGAAGAGGTCGCCAAGCTCGCGTACTTCGGTCTCTACGCCCTGCAGCACCGGGGCCAGGAGTCCGCCGGGATCGCCACCAGCAACGGTGAGCAGATCCTCGTCTACAAGGACATGGGGCTGGTGTCCCAGGTCTTCGACGAGACCGCGCTGAACGCCCTGACCGGCCACATGGCCGTCGGGCACTGCCGCTACTCCACCACCGGTGGGGTCACGTGGGAGAACGCGCAGCCGACGCTCGGCGCCACCGCCGCCGGGACCGTGGCGCTCGGCCACAACGGCAACCTCACCAACAGCGCGGAGCTCGTCAACCTCGTCGCGGAGCGCTACGGCGCCCAGCGGCGCGGCGAGCTGGCCCGCGGCAACACCACGGACACGGCGCTCGTCACCGCGCTGCTCGCGGGCGACGCCGACCACACGCTCGAGCAGACGGCGCTGGAGGTGCTGCCCCGGCTGCGCGGCGCGTTCTCGCTCGTGTTCATGGACGAGCGCACCCTGTACGCCGCCCGCGACCCGCAGGGCGTGCGCCCGCTGGTCCTGGGCCGTACCCAGCGCGGCTGGGTCGTGGCGTCCGAGACGCCCGCCCTCGACATCGTCGGCGCGTCCTACGTGCGCGAGGTCGAGCCCGGCGAGCTCATCTGCATCGACGAGGACGGCCTGCGCTCCACGCGGTTCGCCCCGGTCGAGCGCGCCGGCTGCGTCTTCGAGTACGTGTACCTCGCCCGCCCGGACACCACGATCAAGGGTCGCCCGGTCCACGCGGCGCGCGTCGAGATGGGTCGCGTGCTCGCCCGCGAGCACCCCGTCGAGGCGGACCTCGTCATGCCGGTGCCCGAGTCCGGCACCCCGGCGGCCGTGGGCTACGCGGCCGAGTCCGGCATCCCGTTCGGTCAGGGCCTGACGAAGAACGCCTACGTGGGCCGCACCTTCATCCAGCCGTCGGACACGCTGCGCCAGCTCGGCATCCGCCTCAAGCTCAACCCGCTGCGTGAGGTCATCCGCGGCAAGCGGCTCGTCGTCGTGGACGACTCCATCGTGCGGGGCAACACCCAGCGGGCGCTCGTGCGCATGCTGCGCGAGGCCGGCGCCGCCGAGGTGCACGTCCGCATCTCCTCGCCGCCCGTCAAGTGGCCCTGCTTCTACGGCATCGACTTCGCGTCCCGCGCCGAGCTCATCGCGAACGGCCTCACGCCGGACGAGATCGGCCAGTCCCTCGGCGCCGACTCCCTCGGCTACATCTCCACCGAGGGCATGATCGCCGCGACGGAGCAGCCGGCGTCCCAGCTCTGCACGGCGTGCTTCACCGGGAAGTACCCGATCGAGCTGCCGCAGGCCGACCAGCTCGGCAAGCACCTGCTGGAGCAGGCGCAGCTCCCGCTCGGCGCGCCGGAGGACGGGCTGTCCCAGCTCACCGTCGGCGTCGGCGCCAACACCGCGCTCGACCACCCCTGA
- the purM gene encoding phosphoribosylformylglycinamidine cyclo-ligase: MTEPLTYAAAGVDTEAGDKAVELMKDAVRRTHGPAVLGGVGGFAGLYDLSAFQRYRKPLLATSTDGVGTKVAIAQAMDKHDTIGFDLVGMVVDDIVVVGAEPLFMTDYIATGKVVPERIADIVRGIAQACEVAGTALVGGETAEHPGLLAPDEYDVAGAATGIVEADAVLGPERVRAGDVLIAMASSGLHSNGYSLVRAVVKHAGWELDRHVEEFGRTLGEELLEPTRVYAADCLALARDEAAQVHAFTHVTGGGLAANLARVLPEGLVATVDRSSWEVPAVFRTVRELGSVPRGDLENTLNLGVGMVTVVGADGADAALARLAALGVDAWTLGTVAELDPAAPAADLVAGTKGVHGGAVRLVGDYR; this comes from the coding sequence GTGACCGAACCCCTGACCTACGCCGCCGCCGGAGTCGACACCGAGGCGGGCGACAAGGCCGTCGAGCTGATGAAGGACGCCGTGCGCCGAACGCACGGCCCGGCCGTCCTCGGCGGCGTCGGCGGGTTCGCCGGCCTGTACGACCTCTCCGCGTTCCAGCGGTACCGCAAGCCGCTGCTCGCCACCTCGACCGACGGCGTCGGGACCAAGGTCGCCATCGCGCAGGCCATGGACAAGCACGACACGATCGGGTTCGACCTGGTCGGCATGGTCGTGGACGACATCGTCGTGGTCGGCGCCGAGCCGCTGTTCATGACGGACTACATCGCCACGGGCAAGGTCGTGCCGGAGCGGATCGCGGACATCGTGCGCGGCATCGCGCAGGCCTGCGAGGTCGCCGGCACCGCGCTCGTCGGCGGCGAGACCGCCGAGCACCCCGGTCTGCTCGCCCCGGACGAGTACGACGTCGCCGGTGCCGCCACCGGCATCGTCGAGGCGGACGCGGTGCTCGGCCCGGAGCGGGTCCGCGCCGGGGACGTCCTGATCGCCATGGCGTCCAGCGGCCTGCACTCCAACGGCTACTCCCTGGTCCGCGCCGTCGTGAAGCACGCCGGCTGGGAGCTGGACCGGCACGTCGAGGAGTTCGGCCGCACCCTCGGCGAGGAGCTGCTCGAGCCGACCCGGGTCTACGCCGCCGACTGCCTCGCGCTCGCGCGCGACGAGGCCGCCCAGGTGCACGCCTTCACGCACGTCACCGGCGGCGGGCTCGCCGCCAACCTCGCCCGGGTGCTCCCGGAGGGCCTGGTCGCCACGGTGGACCGGTCGTCGTGGGAGGTCCCGGCGGTCTTCCGGACGGTCCGCGAGCTCGGCTCCGTGCCGCGCGGCGACCTGGAGAACACGCTGAACCTGGGCGTCGGCATGGTCACCGTGGTCGGGGCGGACGGCGCCGACGCGGCGCTGGCCCGGCTCGCCGCGCTCGGGGTCGACGCCTGGACGCTCGGCACCGTCGCGGAGCTCGACCCGGCGGCTCCCGCTGCGGACCTCGTCGCCGGCACCAAGGGCGTGCACGGCGGGGCGGTCCGGCTGGTGGGCGACTACCGCTGA
- a CDS encoding DUF3073 domain-containing protein, translated as MGRGRQKAKHTKVARALKYYSPETNYHALEQELQGSGSNQTDVATDDRWGSTSDSEYDNSSYTAWDDDRR; from the coding sequence ATGGGCCGCGGCCGTCAGAAGGCTAAGCACACCAAGGTCGCCCGGGCGCTGAAGTACTACAGCCCCGAGACGAACTACCACGCGCTGGAGCAGGAGCTCCAGGGCAGTGGGAGCAACCAGACGGATGTCGCCACCGACGATCGCTGGGGTTCCACCAGCGACTCGGAGTACGACAACTCCAGCTATACGGCCTGGGACGACGACCGCCGCTGA
- a CDS encoding BldC family transcriptional regulator, protein MSFHGDSEVLLTPAEVASLFRVDPKTVTRWAKAGKLSSIRTLGGHRRYKESEVRALLGAASEAAEAEAAANAAAAEADSAGGPGR, encoded by the coding sequence ATGAGTTTCCACGGTGACTCCGAGGTGCTGTTGACGCCCGCCGAGGTCGCGAGCCTGTTCCGCGTCGACCCCAAGACCGTCACGCGGTGGGCCAAGGCGGGCAAGCTCTCGTCCATCCGGACGCTCGGGGGTCACCGGCGCTACAAGGAGTCGGAGGTCCGGGCGCTGCTCGGCGCCGCCTCCGAGGCGGCCGAGGCCGAGGCGGCGGCGAACGCCGCGGCGGCCGAGGCGGACAGCGCCGGCGGCCCCGGCCGCTGA
- a CDS encoding DUF3618 domain-containing protein → MSRTTPTPDDLTGPPPTPAELRSEVEQARRELADAIDALTTRVSPSYQASQLARNTRQAAQDVGGLFSGDGLPAHDERRARNAKILLGVAAAGAVTVAFLVVKAFRR, encoded by the coding sequence GTGAGCCGCACGACGCCCACGCCGGACGACCTGACCGGCCCGCCCCCGACCCCGGCCGAGCTGCGCTCCGAGGTCGAGCAGGCGCGCCGCGAGCTCGCGGACGCCATCGACGCCCTCACGACGCGGGTGTCGCCGTCCTACCAGGCGTCCCAGCTCGCCCGGAACACGCGCCAGGCGGCGCAGGACGTCGGCGGGCTGTTCTCGGGGGACGGGCTGCCGGCCCACGACGAGCGGCGCGCGCGCAACGCCAAGATCCTCCTGGGCGTCGCCGCGGCGGGGGCGGTCACGGTCGCCTTCCTCGTCGTCAAGGCGTTCCGCCGCTAG
- a CDS encoding phage holin family protein, giving the protein MTDWDDGRTPPAEQPPSMGRLVEQISEQATRLVRAEIALAKAEMADKAKRSGIGVGLFAVALVIVLYAVGVLIWSGIIGLAEAWPLWLSALVVGVAMMLFAALLVLVGVRLLKQAAKRPETIDRVKDDVASVKEGISR; this is encoded by the coding sequence ATGACGGACTGGGACGACGGGCGGACCCCGCCCGCCGAGCAGCCGCCCAGCATGGGCCGGCTGGTCGAGCAGATCTCGGAGCAGGCCACCCGCCTGGTGCGGGCCGAGATCGCGCTGGCCAAGGCCGAGATGGCCGACAAGGCCAAGCGGTCGGGCATCGGCGTCGGACTCTTCGCCGTCGCGCTCGTCATCGTGCTGTACGCGGTCGGCGTGCTGATCTGGTCCGGCATCATCGGGCTCGCCGAGGCGTGGCCGCTGTGGCTGTCCGCCCTCGTGGTGGGCGTCGCCATGATGCTGTTCGCCGCGCTCCTCGTCCTGGTCGGGGTGCGGCTGCTCAAGCAGGCCGCGAAGCGACCGGAGACCATCGACCGCGTGAAGGACGACGTCGCGAGCGTCAAGGAGGGGATCTCGAGGTGA
- a CDS encoding metallopeptidase family protein produces MDDVVEMSREEFEAAVAEGLDQVPRELTRLMDNVVVLVEDDAPADDPELLGLYEGVPLTERGEAWAAGSLPDRITVYRHPTLAICDSVDDVAEEVAVTVVHEIAHHFGIDDDRLHELGWD; encoded by the coding sequence ATGGACGACGTGGTGGAGATGTCGCGCGAGGAGTTCGAGGCCGCTGTCGCCGAGGGGCTCGACCAGGTGCCGCGGGAGCTGACCCGGCTCATGGACAACGTCGTCGTCCTCGTCGAGGACGACGCGCCCGCCGACGACCCCGAGCTCCTCGGCCTCTACGAGGGCGTGCCCCTCACGGAGCGCGGCGAGGCGTGGGCCGCGGGGTCCCTGCCCGACCGCATCACCGTCTACCGCCACCCCACGCTCGCGATCTGCGACTCCGTGGACGACGTCGCCGAGGAGGTGGCCGTCACCGTGGTGCACGAGATCGCCCACCACTTCGGCATCGACGACGACCGCCTGCACGAGCTCGGCTGGGACTGA
- a CDS encoding M15 family metallopeptidase: MNLPRLRLPGRAHPRPGSGRHHHTGAARTATPAKRSTTPKTPARTTASPGPRTAVGGAMTLLAVTAVAATAITGGPAGAEPSPTTTTDTSTTASATPADDLQDDTTVVVSQDETAVRASTALQRAVDVTAEQASLTAAQERKIDAQVEKITELMQDRDAVAASRAGERTALPTDEADATAEDGADDTVPADEATGTDGTPVDATPAEILAANRAAQEAAAAGTATDDAGTAEDSEDAAGSSQDADGSDAGTTDTVDADTDADTDTAATATATDAATDAAAAPADAAADEAELTAAEATALEKATDTLVTLLDAAQSGALDVEAAPETPVDITTAQATAAKKAASGLRKFVDSVAGYGNGEIPSDKLCELDFAPGETLRCDAAEQLERLDVAYRAKFGEHLFINDSYRSYASQVATKAARGSLAAVPGYSNHGWGVAVDLNGGVETFGTARYEWLRANAPRFGWDNPAWARADGRKPEAWHWEYTPLD, translated from the coding sequence GTGAACCTGCCCCGCCTTCGCCTGCCCGGGCGCGCCCACCCGCGCCCCGGGTCCGGCCGGCACCACCACACCGGTGCCGCCCGCACGGCGACCCCCGCGAAGAGATCGACGACCCCGAAGACCCCGGCGAGGACCACCGCGTCCCCCGGGCCCCGCACCGCCGTCGGCGGTGCGATGACGCTGCTCGCGGTGACCGCCGTGGCGGCGACCGCGATCACCGGCGGTCCCGCCGGCGCCGAGCCGTCCCCGACCACCACGACGGACACGTCCACGACCGCCTCCGCCACGCCCGCCGACGACCTCCAGGACGACACGACCGTCGTCGTGTCCCAGGACGAGACCGCGGTCCGCGCGTCGACGGCCCTGCAGCGCGCCGTCGACGTGACCGCCGAGCAGGCCTCCCTGACCGCCGCCCAGGAGCGCAAGATCGACGCCCAGGTGGAGAAGATCACCGAGCTCATGCAGGACCGGGACGCCGTGGCGGCGTCCCGCGCCGGTGAGCGCACCGCGCTGCCCACGGACGAGGCCGACGCCACCGCCGAGGACGGCGCCGACGACACCGTCCCCGCCGACGAGGCCACCGGGACGGACGGGACGCCCGTCGACGCGACGCCCGCGGAGATCCTCGCCGCGAACCGCGCCGCCCAGGAGGCCGCGGCGGCCGGCACCGCCACCGACGACGCCGGCACCGCCGAGGACTCCGAGGACGCGGCCGGATCGTCGCAGGACGCCGACGGGTCGGACGCGGGCACCACCGACACCGTCGACGCCGACACCGACGCCGACACCGACACTGCCGCTACCGCTACCGCTACGGACGCTGCCACCGACGCTGCCGCCGCCCCTGCCGACGCTGCCGCAGACGAGGCCGAGCTCACCGCCGCCGAGGCGACCGCGCTGGAGAAGGCGACCGACACCCTCGTCACGCTCCTCGACGCCGCGCAGTCCGGCGCGCTGGACGTCGAGGCCGCCCCCGAGACCCCGGTCGACATCACGACCGCCCAGGCCACGGCCGCGAAGAAGGCGGCCTCCGGGCTGCGCAAGTTCGTCGACTCGGTGGCGGGCTACGGCAACGGCGAGATCCCGTCGGACAAGCTGTGCGAGCTCGACTTCGCGCCCGGGGAGACCCTCCGCTGCGACGCCGCCGAGCAGCTCGAGCGGCTGGACGTCGCGTACCGCGCGAAGTTCGGCGAGCACCTGTTCATCAACGACTCCTACCGGTCGTACGCGTCGCAGGTCGCGACCAAGGCCGCCCGCGGCTCGCTGGCCGCGGTCCCCGGCTACTCGAACCACGGCTGGGGCGTCGCCGTCGACCTCAACGGCGGGGTGGAGACGTTCGGCACCGCGCGGTACGAGTGGCTGCGCGCCAACGCCCCGCGGTTCGGGTGGGACAACCCCGCCTGGGCGCGCGCCGACGGCCGCAAGCCGGAGGCGTGGCACTGGGAGTACACGCCGCTCGACTGA
- a CDS encoding antibiotic biosynthesis monooxygenase, with the protein MSTAPVTVSIHRVVSPDRVPEVTAWVQAGVRLANRWPGFLGSGWIRAAEGSEDWVMLYRFADADRLEAWEGSPDRRDWLAQGEGLVTERAVTRRTGIEGWFDPPVRQDEPSGPPLLPAPPRWKQSVAIWLGFFPVNLAFTLLVAWLVPAFRDLLLPLQVLVSTLILTPIMSFWVLPWVTGSLRDWLHAPTGRSRSRDERGPA; encoded by the coding sequence ATGAGCACCGCACCCGTCACCGTGTCCATCCACCGTGTCGTGAGCCCGGACCGGGTCCCGGAGGTCACCGCCTGGGTGCAGGCGGGCGTCCGGCTCGCCAACCGCTGGCCGGGGTTCCTGGGGTCCGGGTGGATCCGGGCCGCGGAGGGCTCCGAGGACTGGGTGATGCTGTACCGGTTCGCCGACGCCGACCGGCTCGAGGCGTGGGAGGGGTCGCCCGACCGGCGCGACTGGCTCGCCCAGGGCGAGGGCCTCGTCACCGAGCGGGCCGTCACCCGCCGGACCGGGATCGAGGGCTGGTTCGACCCGCCGGTCCGGCAGGACGAACCGTCGGGTCCGCCGCTGCTGCCCGCGCCGCCCCGCTGGAAGCAGTCGGTCGCGATCTGGCTCGGGTTCTTCCCCGTGAACCTGGCGTTCACGCTGCTCGTGGCCTGGCTGGTGCCCGCGTTCCGGGACCTGCTCCTGCCTCTCCAGGTGCTCGTGTCGACGCTGATCCTCACGCCGATCATGTCGTTCTGGGTGCTGCCGTGGGTGACGGGGAGCCTGCGCGACTGGCTGCACGCCCCCACAGGTCGCTCCCGGTCCCGCGACGAGCGAGGCCCAGCCTGA